ACTTCGTGAATTTCGATACCCTGGAACCGATTGCTCAAATTTTGAAATAATTTGAATAAGTTCCTTGACAAGAATTTTAAAATAGTGTACATTTGTGTATGTGTTACAAGGAGGTTTTACAATGAAATTAGAAGGCTTTGGAATTTTTGTCGATGACATGGCGACGATGGTCCGCTTTTATAGAGATGTCTTGGACTTTGAAATCAAGGAAGACGAAAATACGACCAACGTTTTTCTAGAAAAGGACGGCACTTTGTTCTTGCTGTTCCGAAAATCCGATTTTGAAAAAATGACGAGTCAGAAGTTCGCTTACTGCAAAGGCGTCAACGGACATTTCGAAATAGCATTGGGTGTCGCTAACTACGCTGAAGTAGACAAGGCGTATGCCAAAGTCACTGCGGCAGGAGCGAAAAGCGTCATGTCGCCGACTACGGAACCGTGGGGGCAGCGTACTTGCTACATCGCCGACCCCGAAGGCAATTTGGTAGAAATCGGGTCTTTCGTCAAGGAGTAAGCATGCCGTTTGACTTCAAGAAAGAATACAAAGAATTCTATATGCCCAAGGGCAAGCCTGAAATTGTCACCGTCCCGAAGATGAACTACATCGCGGTGCGTGGCAGGGGCAACCCGAATGAAGAAGATGGTGAATACAAAAAGTCTATCGAACTTTTGTACGGAATCGCATACACGATTAAGATGAGTAAAAAGGGTGACCACAAAATCGAGGGTTACTTTGATTACGTGGTGCCACCGCTTGAAGGATTCTGGTGGCAAGAAAATCTTGACGGAATTGATTACGGCCACAAGGAAAATTTCCAGTGGATTTCCGTCATCAGGCTCCCAGATTTTGTAACCAAGGCTGATTTCGAATGGGCAATTGAAGAAGCAACCCGCAAAAAGAAAATGGACTTTTCGAAAGTCGAATTTCTAGAAATCGAAGAAGGGCTTTGCGTACAATGCATGCATTCCGGCTCATACGATAACGAGCCTGCAGCTGTCGCGGCAATGGACAAGTTCATCGCCGACAACGGTTATGAAAACGATATTTCGGATACGAGACGCCACCACGAGATTTACCTTTCCGATGCGCGTAAAGTTGCTCCGGACAAGTTAAAGACTGTTATCCGCCACCCGATTAAAAAAATCTAGTACAGGAGAAAAATCATGGAAATGAAGTTTTGTCAGAGCTGCGGAATGCCGCTCACGCCGGAAATCCTCGGCACTAACGCCGACGGCAGCAAGAACGAAGAATACTGCATCTACTGCTACAAAGACGGTGCATTCACCGGCGACTTCAACATGGAACAGATGGTCGAATTCTGCTCGCAGTTCGTCGATGAATTCAACAAGAATACAGGCAAGAGCCTTACCCGCGAAGAGTACAAGGTAGAACTCCGCAAGTACTTCCCGACGCTCAAGCGCTGGCGCCTCCCCGCGGACCAACTTCCGCACGCCACCTCGCCCATAAAGCAGAAGTTCATTGAAGAAGTCAACGCGCTGGGCATCAAGGACATGCCGACTATCGACAACCTCTTTGTGCTGCAGGGCTCGTTCATCAATCAGGAATACAAGATCAACGGCAACAGCGTCAAGCTTTTAGACGATAACGCAAGCTACTGGGGAAACCAGGTCAAAAAGATTGGTGACGAAGGCCGCTGCTTTGGAATCGCCTGCGACGAACACTACATTCTCGTGAGCGAATATGGCAAGAACGGCGCCGATGCAGAAATCGTCGTATTCAAGAAACGATAAAGAATGAATTTGTATTAAGCTTCTTTCCCGAGTACCGCGCGAGCGAGCTGATCGGCACACGATGTCGGCTTCCCGTTGCAGGTGTTGCCCAGGAGCTTTGCCGCGATATCTTCGGCGCTCATGCCTTCGCAGAGCTTCGCGATTGCCTTCAAGTTTCCGTTGCATCCGCCCGTAAAGCGGATGTTCCTGATTTTGTCTCCGTCGCGCGTGAACTGGATGGTCGTCGCGCAAACGCCTCTGGTCTTGAAAGTCTCTTCCATACGTGTCTCGGGGTTGAATGCTTGCCTTAAATATACAATGATTCCTGAAAAAACACGTTTCTGCATAAAATTTTAGAAAAAACATGCAGATTGTAGTGCTTTTCTGCATAAAAAGAATTATATTATATGCAGAAAAGAGTCTGTTTATGCATAAGTTTGACTATTCCTTCTTGAAAAATGGGGTCTTGCCTGCAAATTTGGTCAATACGACATCCTCTATTGCGTCGTTAAAGACGATGGCTTCATTCCGCAAGGAATCCCATCAAGAGATTTTTACGGAACTTGAATCCATTGCCAAGGTGCAGTCCGTCAAAAGTTCAAATGCTATTGAGGGTATCATAACTAGCGATGATCGAATTGCGCAAATCGTGAACCAGAATAGCGCACCGCTCAATCACGACGAAGCGGAAATTGCGGGTTATCGTGACGCCCTTTCGCTTATCCATACCGGCTATAGCGATATTCCGTTTTCGGTACAGAGCATGCTTTCTCTGCATCGGACGCTTCTTGCACAAGTCGCCCAAAGTCGCGGAGGCGCGTTCAAGAACGAAGACAACGTGATTCTGGAAATCGACAAGTCGGGAATGCGCAAGATTCGCTTTGCGCCTGTGCGTGCTGCCGAAACGCAAAAGGCGATGGAACAACTTGAACTCGCTTATATGGATGCTGCGGCTGATGACTCGATAAGCAAACTGTTGCTGATTCCATGCGTGATGCTTGACTTTCTGTGCATCCACCCGTTCAGGGACGGAAACGGCAGAATGTCGCGATTGCTCTCGCTGCTTCTTTTGTACAAGAATGGCTACGATGTCGGCAAGTACATTTCTTACGAAGAGCAAATCAACAAGAACAAGTCGTGGTATTACGAATCGTTGCGGGAATCTTCCGTGAATTGGCATGAGAGTCACAATGACTACTTCCCGTTCGTTCAGCACTTTTTAAGTATGCTTTACCAGTGCTATCAGGAATTGGATAAACGCTTTGCGACTGTAAATTCAAACAAGATAACAAAGTCATCCCGCATCGAGGCGACTGTCTTGAATAGCCTTCTCCCGATATCGAAATCCGAGATTTGCAAGATTCTCCCTGATGTCAGCCCGACTACCGTCGAATATGTTTTGGGAAAGATGCTGAAAAGCGGAGTCGTCACGACTGTTGGCGCCGGGCGTGGCACGAAGTATCTGAAGAGGTAACAGCGTCTCGTGATTTTCATATACTTTCTAGAGCATTTCGTCGAAGGATAATTGTGTCTTATCGTTTAACTTAGCGGGCTTTTGCAAAATTTAGATGTTTCATTTATATATTATTACTGATATGTTGGGTAAA
This sequence is a window from uncultured Fibrobacter sp.. Protein-coding genes within it:
- a CDS encoding VOC family protein gives rise to the protein MKLEGFGIFVDDMATMVRFYRDVLDFEIKEDENTTNVFLEKDGTLFLLFRKSDFEKMTSQKFAYCKGVNGHFEIALGVANYAEVDKAYAKVTAAGAKSVMSPTTEPWGQRTCYIADPEGNLVEIGSFVKE
- a CDS encoding GyrI-like domain-containing protein produces the protein MPFDFKKEYKEFYMPKGKPEIVTVPKMNYIAVRGRGNPNEEDGEYKKSIELLYGIAYTIKMSKKGDHKIEGYFDYVVPPLEGFWWQENLDGIDYGHKENFQWISVIRLPDFVTKADFEWAIEEATRKKKMDFSKVEFLEIEEGLCVQCMHSGSYDNEPAAVAAMDKFIADNGYENDISDTRRHHEIYLSDARKVAPDKLKTVIRHPIKKI
- a CDS encoding zinc ribbon domain-containing protein; this translates as MEMKFCQSCGMPLTPEILGTNADGSKNEEYCIYCYKDGAFTGDFNMEQMVEFCSQFVDEFNKNTGKSLTREEYKVELRKYFPTLKRWRLPADQLPHATSPIKQKFIEEVNALGIKDMPTIDNLFVLQGSFINQEYKINGNSVKLLDDNASYWGNQVKKIGDEGRCFGIACDEHYILVSEYGKNGADAEIVVFKKR
- a CDS encoding TIGR03905 family TSCPD domain-containing protein, giving the protein MEETFKTRGVCATTIQFTRDGDKIRNIRFTGGCNGNLKAIAKLCEGMSAEDIAAKLLGNTCNGKPTSCADQLARAVLGKEA
- a CDS encoding Fic family protein, encoding MHKFDYSFLKNGVLPANLVNTTSSIASLKTMASFRKESHQEIFTELESIAKVQSVKSSNAIEGIITSDDRIAQIVNQNSAPLNHDEAEIAGYRDALSLIHTGYSDIPFSVQSMLSLHRTLLAQVAQSRGGAFKNEDNVILEIDKSGMRKIRFAPVRAAETQKAMEQLELAYMDAAADDSISKLLLIPCVMLDFLCIHPFRDGNGRMSRLLSLLLLYKNGYDVGKYISYEEQINKNKSWYYESLRESSVNWHESHNDYFPFVQHFLSMLYQCYQELDKRFATVNSNKITKSSRIEATVLNSLLPISKSEICKILPDVSPTTVEYVLGKMLKSGVVTTVGAGRGTKYLKR